The Arcobacter sp. LA11 genome includes a region encoding these proteins:
- a CDS encoding alpha/beta fold hydrolase: MAELNYKKIGNGSQTVIIMHEWMGDHTNYDATVPYLDTEKHTFIFVDFRGYGLSKDIEGKFDLFEACNDIKNLILKLRLNKFHLLGHSMSSLIAQRIALDLQEQVKTLILITPIPPIGIKMTPSAKEKLLTNVKEENGVIEQVVEGASKRYNKIWKDYRKELAHNCSTLEAKLGYMNMYLSNDFSEEIEGLETKVCIIVGKYDLPAFHKNTVQKQFVKYYPNLVLVECMEAGHYPMIECPVFFANQLEKFIG; the protein is encoded by the coding sequence ATGGCTGAATTAAATTATAAAAAAATTGGAAATGGTTCTCAAACTGTGATTATTATGCATGAATGGATGGGTGATCATACAAATTATGATGCTACAGTTCCATATTTGGATACAGAAAAACATACCTTTATTTTTGTTGATTTCAGAGGTTATGGGTTATCAAAAGATATAGAGGGTAAATTTGATTTATTTGAAGCTTGTAATGATATTAAAAATCTTATATTAAAACTTAGATTAAATAAATTTCATTTACTTGGTCACTCAATGTCTTCTTTAATAGCTCAAAGAATAGCTTTAGATTTACAAGAACAAGTAAAGACCTTGATTCTTATTACTCCTATACCTCCTATTGGTATAAAAATGACTCCTAGTGCAAAAGAGAAACTTCTTACAAATGTAAAAGAAGAAAATGGTGTAATAGAACAAGTAGTTGAGGGTGCTTCAAAAAGATACAATAAAATATGGAAAGATTATAGAAAAGAGCTTGCTCATAATTGTTCAACTTTAGAAGCAAAACTTGGTTACATGAATATGTATCTTTCAAATGATTTTTCAGAAGAAATTGAAGGTCTTGAAACAAAAGTTTGTATCATAGTTGGAAAGTATGACTTACCAGCTTTTCATAAAAATACAGTACAAAAACAGTTTGTAAAGTATTATCCAAATTTAGTGTTAGTAGAGTGTATGGAAGCTGGGCATTATCCTATGATAGAGTGTCCAGTGTTTTTTGCTAATCAATTAGAAAAATTTATAGGCTAA
- a CDS encoding dicarboxylate/amino acid:cation symporter: MKEKSLLKNVGVQIIIAMILGTAAGFFMGKDAAIFAPLGTIFIHLIKMLVIPLIVISIISGAANLSDSPSAGKVGIGTIIFFLGTSAVAVALALLAGEIFKPGVGLDLSSVTHMFSNQYADKGALPGAMETIIGMIPTNIFQSLMNANILQILVFCLFLGIAISKIPKEKSAPLINGLEGLIQALIWMVMVVMKLAPIGVFGLMADSVGTYGFDMLGLVTKLFFVYMGALLVYGFVFYPTLIKLFSKTTISDFISAMKKPQVVALSTASSMATLPVTMKTCEEDLNVSKSTSSFVLPLGATINMSGNAIYYGLVAVFFAQVYNIDLGFAGYMAIIFTATIGAIGQAGVPGPSFLVVAVLLAAGIPIEGLPLLFALDRIFDMARTALNITGDAACAVIIDNFNEKQDKLETVS, encoded by the coding sequence ATGAAAGAAAAATCATTATTAAAAAATGTAGGTGTTCAAATCATTATTGCAATGATTCTAGGTACAGCTGCAGGTTTTTTTATGGGGAAAGACGCGGCTATATTTGCACCTTTAGGTACAATTTTTATTCACTTAATTAAAATGTTAGTGATTCCATTAATTGTTATATCTATCATCTCTGGAGCTGCAAACTTAAGTGATAGCCCAAGTGCAGGAAAAGTTGGAATTGGAACTATAATCTTTTTCCTAGGTACATCTGCTGTTGCAGTTGCACTTGCATTATTAGCTGGTGAAATATTTAAACCAGGTGTTGGTCTTGACTTAAGTAGTGTTACACATATGTTCTCTAATCAATATGCAGATAAAGGTGCATTGCCAGGAGCTATGGAAACTATCATAGGAATGATTCCAACAAATATCTTCCAGTCACTAATGAATGCAAATATTTTACAAATTTTAGTTTTCTGTCTATTCCTTGGTATTGCTATTTCTAAAATTCCAAAAGAAAAAAGTGCTCCACTAATTAATGGATTAGAAGGTCTAATCCAAGCACTTATCTGGATGGTAATGGTTGTAATGAAATTAGCTCCAATTGGTGTATTTGGTCTTATGGCAGATTCAGTTGGAACTTATGGTTTTGATATGTTAGGACTAGTTACAAAACTTTTCTTTGTATATATGGGAGCTTTATTAGTTTATGGTTTTGTTTTTTATCCTACTCTAATCAAATTATTCTCAAAAACTACTATTAGTGATTTTATCTCTGCAATGAAAAAACCTCAAGTTGTAGCTCTCTCAACTGCTTCATCTATGGCAACACTACCAGTTACAATGAAAACTTGTGAAGAAGATTTAAATGTTTCAAAATCTACATCTTCATTTGTATTACCACTTGGTGCTACAATTAACATGAGTGGAAATGCAATCTATTATGGTCTAGTAGCTGTTTTCTTTGCACAAGTTTATAATATAGACTTAGGATTTGCAGGATATATGGCTATTATTTTCACTGCAACAATTGGTGCAATTGGACAAGCAGGAGTTCCTGGTCCTTCTTTCTTAGTTGTAGCAGTATTACTTGCAGCTGGAATTCCTATTGAAGGATTACCATTACTTTTTGCTCTTGATAGAATTTTTGATATGGCAAGAACTGCTTTAAATATTACAGGTGATGCAGCTTGTGCTGTTATTATTGATAACTTTAATGAAAAGCAAGATAAGTTAGAAACTGTTTCATAA
- a CDS encoding alkaline phosphatase D family protein: MSDEKDLSFYNLKERKWLTRLDRGSIVGHTTSTNTKLWFRFKKKGRYLLIISKIPLKDDVLRKPKETENKYKIFSESLKKEVSLVYSEEVLVDGNTDFTYTLDTFENELVELSENTIYYYGAYNLVDNCWEIGIENSHFFKTMPKNKSTKSWDITFGLYSCHMPFDPKDESKADASMWDLMEKELRFSDAKFVIGGGDQVYCDGVDYLNIWKWLKKIKKDNPTLEHMYSWYRDIYRGYWGFPGVKAIHRQFPNYMTWDDHEIMDGWGSYTKKELSNELDTIFEWENQKKNLKLANNMFKAASHIYKEYQHIHNPKRKDIHDCYDYDFTSCGSDFFVLDMRSKRDFEDDYTILGKKQLKRFENWAKNLKDSTNKTPIFVVSTVPMVHLKDFVSDILDWVSIFGARDDVRDHWAHKKHGKEFLKILNIIFELSNSTKRPLVILSGDVHIGGIFKLFNDNKKYANAKVFQLTSSAITYAAVGPLKMSLLAKATASSGKIGKTTKNKPDFRFKRHLVFPQHNFSLINYKSDEEQTLEINVELVGKSDDNRVKESIRVNLLDI; this comes from the coding sequence ATGTCAGATGAAAAAGATTTATCTTTCTATAATTTAAAAGAAAGAAAATGGTTGACAAGATTAGATAGAGGTTCTATTGTTGGGCATACAACATCAACTAACACAAAACTTTGGTTTAGGTTTAAAAAGAAAGGAAGATATCTTCTTATAATTTCAAAAATACCTTTAAAAGATGATGTGCTAAGAAAACCTAAAGAAACAGAAAATAAGTATAAAATTTTTAGTGAGAGCTTAAAAAAAGAAGTTTCTTTAGTCTATTCAGAAGAAGTTTTAGTAGATGGCAATACTGATTTTACTTATACTTTAGATACTTTTGAAAATGAATTAGTTGAATTGTCTGAAAATACAATCTATTATTATGGTGCATATAATCTAGTTGACAATTGTTGGGAAATAGGTATTGAAAATTCTCATTTTTTTAAAACAATGCCTAAAAATAAATCTACTAAATCTTGGGATATTACTTTTGGTCTTTATAGCTGTCATATGCCATTTGATCCTAAAGATGAATCTAAAGCAGATGCAAGTATGTGGGATTTAATGGAAAAAGAATTGAGATTCTCAGATGCGAAGTTTGTAATAGGTGGTGGAGATCAAGTATATTGCGATGGAGTTGATTATCTAAATATATGGAAATGGTTAAAAAAGATAAAAAAAGATAATCCTACCCTTGAACATATGTATTCTTGGTATAGAGATATATACAGAGGATATTGGGGTTTTCCTGGTGTAAAAGCTATCCATAGACAGTTTCCAAACTATATGACATGGGATGACCATGAAATAATGGATGGCTGGGGTTCTTATACAAAAAAAGAATTGTCAAATGAATTAGATACTATTTTTGAATGGGAAAATCAGAAAAAGAATTTAAAGCTTGCAAATAATATGTTTAAAGCTGCTTCTCATATTTATAAAGAGTATCAACATATTCATAATCCTAAGAGAAAAGATATACATGATTGTTATGATTATGATTTTACCTCTTGTGGTAGTGATTTTTTTGTTTTAGATATGAGAAGTAAAAGAGATTTTGAAGATGATTACACTATTTTGGGAAAGAAGCAACTAAAAAGATTTGAGAATTGGGCCAAAAATCTTAAAGATAGTACAAATAAAACACCAATCTTTGTTGTCTCTACTGTACCTATGGTACATTTAAAAGACTTTGTTAGTGATATTTTAGATTGGGTCTCAATTTTTGGTGCAAGAGATGATGTGAGAGATCATTGGGCTCATAAAAAGCATGGTAAAGAATTCTTGAAAATCTTAAATATTATCTTTGAACTTTCTAATAGTACGAAAAGACCCTTAGTTATTTTAAGTGGAGATGTTCATATTGGAGGAATTTTTAAACTTTTTAATGACAATAAAAAATATGCTAATGCAAAAGTTTTTCAATTAACTTCAAGTGCTATTACATATGCTGCCGTTGGACCACTCAAGATGAGCTTATTGGCAAAAGCAACAGCATCTTCTGGAAAAATAGGTAAAACAACTAAAAATAAACCTGATTTTAGATTTAAAAGACATTTGGTTTTCCCTCAACATAATTTTTCTTTAATAAATTATAAGTCTGATGAAGAACAGACATTAGAAATAAATGTTGAATTAGTTGGAAAATCTGATGATAATAGAGTTAAAGAGAGTATACGTGTAAATTTATTAGACATTTGA
- a CDS encoding diguanylate cyclase, producing MKILIADDDPVIRKQLELSLSKNGYEVIQCKNGLEGLEIAKSIDSPSLMLFDWSMPGLTGLELCKQIRTFKREPEPYILLLTSKNDTNDVIEGLDSGANDYITKPFYPHELQARLKIGLKSIKLQLELIKARNMLAIEANHDYLTGILNRRAVMKAFELEIERYKRDDKSSSLALFDLDFFKKVNDTYGHVVGDEVLCEITKKTSSVLRPYDSFGRYGGEEFLLILPDCNEEETYIICERIRKLIYDSKINTSVGLISVSISVGACVFSSNKNCSIEELVKIADDNLYEAKEQGRNCVRFSKF from the coding sequence ATGAAAATTTTAATAGCAGATGATGATCCTGTAATAAGAAAGCAATTAGAACTATCCTTATCTAAAAATGGATATGAGGTTATTCAATGTAAAAATGGTTTAGAAGGTTTAGAAATAGCCAAATCTATTGATTCTCCAAGCCTAATGTTATTTGATTGGTCAATGCCTGGATTAACAGGATTAGAATTATGTAAACAAATTAGAACTTTTAAAAGAGAACCTGAGCCTTATATTCTTCTTTTGACATCTAAAAATGATACAAATGATGTTATTGAAGGATTAGATTCTGGAGCTAATGATTATATTACTAAACCTTTTTATCCACATGAATTACAAGCAAGGTTAAAAATAGGACTAAAATCCATAAAACTTCAATTAGAATTAATAAAAGCGAGAAATATGCTTGCAATTGAAGCAAATCATGATTATTTAACTGGTATTTTAAACCGTAGAGCGGTTATGAAAGCATTTGAACTTGAAATAGAACGTTATAAAAGAGATGATAAGAGTTCTTCTCTTGCTCTTTTTGATTTAGACTTTTTTAAAAAAGTAAATGATACTTACGGTCATGTAGTAGGGGATGAAGTGCTATGTGAAATAACAAAAAAAACTAGCTCAGTATTAAGACCATATGATAGTTTTGGTAGATATGGAGGAGAAGAGTTTTTATTAATTTTGCCTGATTGTAATGAAGAAGAAACATATATCATATGTGAAAGAATACGTAAACTTATATATGATTCAAAAATAAATACAAGTGTAGGATTAATATCTGTATCTATTTCTGTTGGAGCATGTGTATTTTCCTCAAATAAAAATTGTTCTATAGAAGAGCTTGTAAAAATTGCTGATGATAATTTGTATGAAGCTAAAGAACAAGGACGTAACTGTGTGAGGTTTAGTAAATTTTAG
- a CDS encoding group III truncated hemoglobin codes for MLEKNITEENIHKFVINFYTKIMKDNEVGPFFIDILGNDINNKKWQEHIELLSDFWASVTLGHHSYIGSPFAPHRQLQGLKRETFYKWLEIFFKTLDETYENETSMVFKETGSIMAQNFMRNLKL; via the coding sequence TTGTTAGAAAAAAATATTACTGAAGAAAATATACACAAATTTGTAATAAACTTTTATACAAAAATTATGAAAGATAATGAAGTTGGTCCATTTTTTATAGATATATTAGGTAATGATATAAATAATAAAAAATGGCAAGAACATATAGAACTTCTATCTGATTTTTGGGCTTCTGTTACTTTAGGACATCATTCTTACATAGGTTCGCCATTTGCACCACATAGACAACTACAAGGTTTAAAAAGAGAAACTTTTTATAAATGGCTTGAAATATTTTTTAAAACTCTTGATGAAACTTATGAAAATGAAACATCAATGGTGTTTAAAGAAACTGGTTCAATTATGGCACAAAATTTTATGAGAAATTTAAAATTATAA